The DNA sequence CCTCAGAACCGGGTACCAAACCACGCGCTTGCACACCGGATAAACCACCAAACCAAGCAAGTTGTACCTGGTTATTACGAAACGCCGTGATCGCAGCAGAATAAGATTTTACCGGAATATACTTGACTTCAACGTCCAATTGCTTAGATAAATAATCGGCTACTTTTTCAAAACGTGTACGAAGATTGCTTTCATCGGCATCGGGAATAGCTGTAAAAGTAAAAGTGGTACTTAATGCACAGGTCGAAAATAAACTTAAAAGACCGGCCGATAATAAATGTGTTAGTTTCATCTCAATCCTAGGGGGAGGGTAGTTAATCCGGGCATTTTAACTTTACCTGATAATCGATGCAACGCTTCATTGTGGTCACTTTGTGGAAACAGCTCTGAATAGCAATAAGGATATCCATTCACAGCTTGCTGATAATGCTGCATTAATGTAGCCATCGCATTAATGTAGCCACTGCATAATAGGTTATCTTATCAAGTGTTATCGTCCCGCAGGTGCTGTTTTAATATTTTAGCGTGTATTACCGTGCCGATTCTTTTTCAACTGAAATCGGTTTGATAATTTTCAAGTATATTGGTTATACCAAGTGGGCTATTGCCTTTCCTGGCAATTAAACCCTTTAATATATTCGCTTATGCGCTAATTTATCCTACAATGGTGCTTGTTTTTTTATTGGGTGTTTTACAGTTATTATGTCAATTAGAATTGCTATTAATGGTTATGGACGAATAGGGCGCAGTGTAGTGCGTGCATTATATGAAAATAACCGTCAAGATGAAATGAAAGTCGTGGTCATTAATGAACTTGCTGAGCCGTCAGCGATCGCACATTTAACCCAGTATGACTCAACCCACGGACGTTTCCCCTTTCCCGTTAATTTACAGAATAACCTTCTAAAAATTAAAAATGATGATATTCATTTGGTGCGTTTTTCTGAACTTGCTGATTTACCATGGCATGAACACGATATAGATATAGTCTTAGATTGTACCGGTATTTACGGCTCTAGAGCCGATGCCGATGCGCATATAGCTGCCGGGGCTAAAAAAGTGATTTTTTCTCATCCAGCAGATCCAGATGTAGATGCAACGGTTGTTTACGGTATAAACCATCAACAACTCACCGGTGACGAAACGTTTATTTCGGGTGCTTCCTGTACCACTAACTGCATGGTGCCGGTGATAGATACTCTAGATAAACACTTTGCTATTAAATGTGGGACTATTACGACTATTCATTCTGCCATGAATGATCAGCCGGTGATCGATGCCTACCATTCAGATCTGCGACGTACCCGCGCCGCCAGTCAGTCTATTATTCCCGTTGATACTAAATTAGCCGCAGGAATAGAACGTATTCTGCCTAAATTTGCCAATAAATTTGAGGCGATTGCAGTGCGCGTTCCAACCATTAACGTGACCGCAATGGATCTCAGTATTACCGTCAGTAAAGATGTCACTATTCAGGAGATTAACGATTGTCTGCTAAAGGCCTCTGAGACCAACTTAAAAGATATTTTGGGTTACACCGAAGCGCCGCTGGTTTCAATTGACTTTAATCACGATCCTCGCTCTTGTATTATTGATGGAACCCAAACCCGGGTCAGTGATGGGAATTTAGTTAAACTATTAGTCTGGTGTGATAACGAATGGGGATTTGCTAATCGTTTGTTAGATACCAGTTTTTATCTTGCTAATTTGGCAGAACAAAAAAGACTACAATCTACAGAGACAGTCAAATCACTTGAAGATACAGGCATCAGTAACGAAATAAAGGATGAACTTCAGGATAGAAGGAAAATCATCTAGTTATTCCAAATCAAAAAGTGGTAATACTTGAAAAGGGAATAACCGTTTTCATTATGTGACCCTTGTACCAGTATTCAGGCGCACCGCTGCATCTTCAATCTGTGATCATAAACAATATAAGAAGGATGCTTATTAATGACAAAAAACATTTTGGTGGTGGGGGCCTCGGGTTATGTGGGTAGTCAACTCGTCCCGGCGCTTGCGCAGACAGGTTATAACGTCACAGCGACAGCGCGGGATCCCGCGGTACTTGCAAAACGGAGTTGGAGCCGACTCGATAATATTAAAATAGTGACATTAGATTTAACCCTTAATACAGATTTATCCCTTATTCTGCAGGATATTGATATTGTTTTTTATCTTGTGCATAGCATGGGCTATGGCCCGAATTTTGTTGATATTGAACTTGATAACGCTAAAAATTTCAGTGCACAGTTAAAAGCCAGTGATGTTAAACAGCTTATCTATTTAGGCTCTCTGCAACCTGCTTCCAGCGATTCCAAGCATTTTGTTTCACGTAAAAAAACCGGTGATATTTTAAGAGAAAGCAATGTTATCGTCACTGAATTAAGAGCTGGCATTATTGTAGGTGCGGGCTCTGCAGTATTTGAAGTGATGCGTGATGTGGTTTATCACCTGCCTGTTATGATCATGCCAAAGTGCATAAATTCTCACAACTCACCTATTGCCTTACAAAATCTGCTCTATTACCTGCTGGCGTTACTCAAACTTCCTGCCGTCACGCATAAAATTTTTGATGTTGCAGGCCCGGAGTTAATTACCTATCAAAAACAGCTACAAATAATTGCCAATTTGATGGGTAAAAAAGTACATATTATCCCCCTGTCAATGTTAACAACTAAGGTTGCTGCCCTCGGGTTTAAAGTTATCACCTCGGTGCCGACCAATATTGCCAAAGCATTGGTGGAGGGAATGTGCTATGACTTAACGGCCGACGGATCCGAACTCCAGTCTCTTATTCCACAAGCATTACTTTCTTATGAACAAGCCGTGGCTGAAAGCTTAGCCAATGAACAAGATATTATTAATAGTGACCTATGGGGATTTGATCCCGATGCGCTTTCTTATTGGCAACCAGGTTATGCTTATTATCCAAAGCAAGCGGGTCATTGTTTTAAAACCGATGTCAGTGCTGAATGCCTTTGGCAGCAGATTCAATTAATCGGTACGCAGGAAGGTTATTTTTATGCAAATTATTTATGGCGAATCAGAGAAGGGATAGATCACCTTGCTGGTGGGAATTCCTTAACGCGTTATCGTAGCCATCCTGATAAAATAGCATTAGGTGATAGAATTGACTCCTGGAAAGTTATTGGCATTAAAGAGAATAAATTTTTGTCTTTATTAATGGGCATGAAAGCACCAGGATTGGGTCGACTTGAATTTAATATTGTGGATAAAGGGGCATATCGGGAGTTAGATATACGTGCCTGGTGGCATCCGGCAGGTTTTTTAGGCTTATTATATTGGTTTGCACTGATGCCCGCACACTTATTTATTTTCAAGGGAATGACAAAAGCTATAGTGAAAAAATGCAAAACTAAAATGTAATCTTATTGATAGCAATGGTTTGCTTAAATCACCATTTTACGCAAAAAATAAAAGGTTGCCCCTAACCGATAGGATGATGACCTATAATGATTTGTCATCAGCAACCATTTTCCGCGTCAAACAAATTCGTCATTATATTTTTCGTCGTTCCACTTAAAAATTTTCATTGTATTTTACTGTTTAAAACGATGTTTAAAACGATGCTTTAACAATTTATAACACCTATTTATCGCTATACTCAAAGGGTGATCCATTAATTTATTGAGGTGGGGAATGTTTTTAAAGAAGCCAACAATATGATGACGTTGAGTATTAAACGATTAACTATTGCTGTTTTTGCCATCACTCTTTTCGCTTGTATGCCGGTACTCTCTCGAAGCCGCGACGGGTATAAAGAAGTTGGGAAAGCTTCTTTTTATGCCAATAAGTTTCAAGGCAGACTGACCGCTAGCGGTGCTGTTTTTGATCAAAATGCGAAAACAGCAGCGCACAAAAAATTATCTTTTGGGTCAAAAGTGAAAGTAACTAATTTAACAAATGGCAAAAGTATTATGGTGATCATCAATGACAGAGGCCCTTTTGTAAAAGGGCGTATTATTGACCTGTTACGCTCCGCATTCAGTCTTATTGGTTCTCTCGACTCAGGCGTGATTAAAGTGCGAATTGAAGTGGTTCGCTAGTTCTTTCTGTTGGTGATTTGTGTTATCTAGATTGATTGCTTAATCCTTGTAAAAGATTTTCATTTAAGAATCCCTCTTTGCTTAGATTAAAGGCAATAAATCCCTTGGGATCTATTTTTGTTTGCAGTTGGTATTTAATATCATCACCTGAATGTTGACTTAGAGAGGTTAATAATTTAAACAGATCAAATAGTGAAACAGCTGTTTGTATTTTGATGGGCGTTTCACTGTATCCCTTTAATGTAGGGATTTGACTGGACACACCGGATAAAATCTTTTTATCATTAATATCCAGGCGTAAAATGATGCCTTCAATTTCTAAATCTTGAGGATTCGGATTTAAGACTAATAAGTGCACATTAAAACGAGGGGATAACCCCGCCGCCGTTGTTGGCTCTATATTAATTAAACTCACTTCCAGATCTTGTAATTGTTGTATTTGAGTACATCCACTTAATCCAACAACACATAATATTGCAATAAACTTCCAAAGAGACATATCAGCCATTCCATTAATAATAAATAATAAATAATAATAGCAAAATAATATAGATTGTATTTTTTGAAATAAAAATAAGTTCAGAAAATATTAACCAACATTTATGTTTTTTTAAATTCGATTCCAGAACAACAGCCAGAAATCCTTGCCTATGATGATACTCTGGTCATTGTTTGTCTACTGTGCAAAGTGTCTAATGCGGATCAGGCAATGCAGCAGGAAGAAGCCTCGGCCATAGAAAGTTCCTTATGTAAGCTGTTATCTATTGATATTCATTCCTAAGTACGCAAAGGGGTGCAAAATGCGTTAGCTTTATACTCTTAATGGTCCAGTCAATTTATCTGATTCCGATGACTAAAAATTAATATTTTAACTTTATCCTAAATTTTAGGCGTAACAAATCTGCTCCCATTCAGAAAAAAGCGTAACGGAAAGCGCTATCATGCTTCGCCTTAAGTTAAATGGCGACCTGAAAGCTAAGTGTAAAACCAAAGCGCATGGCGGATGATTTGTGCAGAGTAACGATAACCGGCGTAAATATTTTAATTTTTCATCAGCAGATTATCTGCATAATTTGAAACGGGTCTGTTAAGTTCACAGTACCAGCAGAATATGCAGTGAGCATTCATGATACCAACCAAATCAAGATGTAGCACAACCACACGCTATGATTATTTATAGTAGTAAGGTAAAATAAGTTGAGAAAGTGAAAGCCTACTAAAAAGGTCACATACACGTGGTGCTTATGTCTTTTTAAAAATATTTACGGTAATACAGACAATGTATGAGGAAATATTAAGGTTGAGTGCATAACCCGTTTTTTATTTAAGCTCACCGTAGTATCTCAGACGGATTTCTATACCGCGCGTTATACCCAAGCCCTCTTTTAGGGCTACTATTTAAACAATATAAGGAACCAACAATACATGTCGGATTTAAAAAACCAAGACGTTAACCCGAACAGTGAACAAAACCAGCTTAAAGCCTTACTCGATCAGCCTATTGAAGATTTACCACTAATGTCTCTGTACCGCATCAGATACCTAGCTACTGAGCTTTCTATGAAGGATGTAGTAGCACTCGCTCAACAGTTTATTGATAAACGTCAACAAGCAAAGTAATGCAATAGCAACAAACTTCCCATGGATAGCGGGGGGATTGTCAACCTATAGAACTGAATCGATTAAATCCAGTCAAATACCCTTTAATCTAAATTTTAGACGTAACAAGGCAAATAGCTGGGCACCCATCTAATCGATTAAATATTAATTCGCTTCTATGTTTTATTCAGGCACTGTTTTGAATGATTAGGAGCTCATTAAGATGCAATCTTGTGCAATACAGATATCCTTAATGAGAGTGTAAAAAGATTGTGGTACGCCTATTATTTATTGTATTTCCCGTTGTGTGCGTTGTGCTTTTTTATGCGGCAAGGATAAGCTCAGCGGACAAAGCTTTGAACATTGTAGATAATGAATGGTCGAATCCCGCCCATTCTTAACCTCCATCTTTAACCTTCATTTTTAATATTGATACCTGCGCTTATGCCATTATGTCTAATCACTATCATCTAGTTTTGCATATTAATGAATTAGAAAAAAGAGAATTCATCGATAAAGAAGTTTGCCTGCGTTTACCCTCTGGGCTGGTTAAAGCTATTCTTATTTTTCCCTTAAAATAAGTGGGAGGGCGCTTTAAATCGCAGGCACTATCAGATGAAAATACTTTAATTACCTGCATAGCTTAGGTTGATTTAAACTCAATACGCGCCAAAATGATCAGGCTCGCAGGTACTAAACCACAATTACTAAGCCACAATGACTTCATGCATTAGGACTGATATTCATGAGTCTTCACCTTCAATTATAACCATTGTAATTAATGGATACCCACAATTGGTTTAGGAAAACCGTGCTTCTATGTGCATATCAACAATCCGTATCGAAATGATTGCCTTGAAACACACCGTGATTTTTATCGCTGTCATGTAAGCGACATCTATTTGTCATATCAGGCCGATATGATTCGCTCCAGATTATTAATAATTTTATGAGCGCTGTATTAGTGTTCTTATTTTTCTTTTGGAGAAATTGCATATGCTTAAACATTTTGCCTTAACAGCCCTTGGCGCATTCGCTCTGATGTCAGCAACGGTACATGCCACATCGATTGAGCCTGCTTCGGTATTGAAAGTTGGTTTGTGGGGAGATCAATTCTATAGCGACGATATGGCGCTTAAAGAAAAGAGAGCCAAGCAAACGGTTGATTCTATGAATGCCCATGATTTGGGTTTCACCCTGTTTACAGGTGATACCAAAAACGGACACTCGAAATGTACAGACGACGCCATTGGTGCAAACATTGTAGATACCTTTAATTCATTAAAAGCACCGACACTTTACAGCGTTGGCGATAATGAATGGACAGATTGTCACCGTACAAGCAATGGTGGCTACAATCCGTTGGAACGTTTGTCTTACCTGCGCAATGTGTTCTTCAAGACAGAGACAACCCAAGGTACACATCCAATTGCGGTTAAAAGACAAGCGGTTGATGGCCAGCCATATAGCGAAAACAGCCGTTTCACGATGAACAATGTTGAATTTGTCGCGTTGGCTGTACCAGGAAGTAACAATAATCTGATTGGCAAAGAAAAACATTGCATCAAAAAATCCAAACGTACTGAAGTGGAGTGTAATGCGGCGACAAATGAATACGAAGCCCGTAATGCTAAAAATATTGAATGGCTTAAAGCGTCTTTCAAAGAAGCGCGTGATCATAAATATGCAGGTATTGCCATCGTTATTCAGGCGGATATCTTTTTCCCATTCGAGCTTTCTGATGGCGGTTATAAAGATGACTTCCTGCCAAGCCTGAACGAGAAAAATGGCTTCAGCGATTTTTATCATACATTGCAGGCTGAAACGCACAATTTTGGCGGTCAGGTCTTATTGGTACATGGCGACTCTCACTACTATAAAGTAGATAAGCCTATGTACGAAGATGACGGACGTCTGACGGCAAACTTCACACGGGTGCAAGTGTTTGGCGCAGAAGACAACAGCTGGATTGAAATGACGGTAGATCCAAAAAGCGAAGACGTTTTCTCCTTCGCACCGGTTATTCTCCAATAACAGTCGATACAAAGTGATACTCAATCAAGGAACCGTCACAACAATTTTCATGATGGTTCCCTGACAATGCACATATCCCCTCTACTTATTCTCACTATCCGATGCTTTACGCAGCACTAAATCCAGCTATGGCCGACAAGCAGTCTTGTTAAATAAGCAAACAGATATTAGGAACGGTGACGTAATAGCGGGCCTCTTTGCGATTTATATCTGTTCCTATGTCACCTATGCCATCATGAGTAATCACTTGCATATTGGGTTATAAAAAGAGATATCATGATTGTAATTACCTATACTCAACCTTGCCGGTTTGCTATATTAAAAGATTTAGTTCCTCTGGTGTTACAGTCGATATTACTTGCTAAATCCTAAAATGATTTTATACAAAGAGTGTGCATCATCACTACCACAAAGCTCACGTATAGAGTGCATTGCTAAAGTAGGAAGTCCAACATCAAGTGTATCAATCCCAAGTCTTGTCGCAGTTAATGGACCGATAGTTGAACCACATCCCATATCACTTCTTGTTACAAACTCTTGATACGGCTCATTTACAGCGTTAGCCACATTCATAAATCTTGAAATAGTTGTAGAGTTTGAAGCATATCGCTGGTTTGCATTTATCTTTATAACAGTGCCTTTATTGATGTGTGGAGCATGATTAGCATCGTGTTTGTATGGAAAGTTTGGATGGATTGCATGTGCGTTATCAGCAGATATTAAAATCGAACCTCTTATCATCTGCATATAGTCCTCATAATCGTTATACATTCTTCTAAGCGTATTTTCTAAAAAGCTCCCACTTGCACCACTGGTTGACTCACTTCCAACTTCTTCATGGTCACTGGCAATAAACATCATAGGTTTATCATCATCTACATTGCATATACTTAGCAGTCCAACATAACAGCTAAGAAGGTTGTCTAATCTTGCACTCGCTATAAAGTCGTCATTTAAACCTACATATGAAGCATTCGCTGTGTCATAAAAACTAAGTTCATTTGCATAAAGCGCTTTAACATCTTGAATCCCCAACTTCTCAAGCTGCAATTTTAAGAACTCATCAAACTCGAAATCATCATTTGTTGTAAGGATAGGTGAGATATCTGTCTGCTTATTTACCGTTCTCTCTTTATTAGCATTCTCATCCAAATGAATTGCAAGTGATGGGATAATCGCAATAGCCTTTTTAACATTAATCAAAACATGTTGAATAACATTTTTAGAGTCAAGATAAGAAACACGCCCTGCAAGTGAGAGATCTCTGTCAAACCAAGGATTTAGTAAAAGACCTCCATAAGGCTCAACGCCAAATTTCACAACGCCATGCTCTTTAGTAACGGGTTTTGGCTTTAGTTTTATATTGGGTGAATCTGTATGAGCACCCACTATTGTGTAGTTTTTATCTTTAGGATATGTAAAAGCGATAACAGAAGAATCGTTGCGCATTACAAAATACTTCTTACCCTCTTTGAGCTTCCATTTTTGGCGTTCATCAAGCTTTATAAATCCAGCATTCTCTAACATCATACTCATATTTAAAGTGGCATGAAAAGGTGTAGGAGACGCATCTAAAAATCCTAAAAGCTCTTCGTTAAAATTTTGTTTATTCATATTTTAATCCTTCAAAAGTGTAAGTAATAATTTAACGCTACATTCTTTGCGAAGTCAAAGATGACTCCATTTTAAATCAATTTAAGCTTTCGTATGGGCTCACTTTTAGCCTGATATTTGGATATTATTTTGCTTATTTACGCCCTAGTCCTTGTTAATAGGGCTTTGGTGCAGGATTTTTTATTCGTAGTTTTTTAAAAAAGGTCATTTCCAGTCTGCTTATAAAGCCCCTTATCCAGTATTCACCTGAATGTTTATCACTAATTCAGGTGAATTAGCATCTGCTCTAATCCACTACGGCGCGTTTGCGAGTTATCTTTCTGAGGCGTAAAGGGGCACAACGCGCCCTCAGAGCTTTTACTCTATTTATCTGTTGAGACTACCCCATTTATGCTCACTTCCCCAATAGTGAGCGTAATGGCAAAAGGCAAAGTCCTGATCCCTAACGCTTCATAAAAAGAATGAAAAAAAGAGGCAAATAAGGAGAATATGAGGTGAGCATATTTTAGATATTACAAAAAAGGATGTTTATTCGACTATCCTCTATCTTCTTTTTTATAAGGCAAGTGAATGTTGCTTGAGTATAACGGCCTGTTTATAAAAGCGGCCAATAAACAACCAATTGCAAGATTTCAGGAGTGGCCAACAATAGTCTTACGAAATTGCAAAGACCCGTAGTTTATTACCTAAACTTATATGGGTGATCCCAAAAAAGAAGTTATTGAGGGTTGGCTGCATTTTAAAAAATGAGTATCGCAGGCAATTTATGGTGAAGAGGATTAATGATGAAGAGGGTATTATTTTGAACATTGGTGACCCAAATACTCCCCCACTACGTACATACTACTAACAGATAATTACTAGGAATAGAAATGGCTTATACAATAGATACCCTTGGT is a window from the Psychromonas ingrahamii 37 genome containing:
- a CDS encoding septal ring lytic transglycosylase RlpA family protein translates to MPVLSRSRDGYKEVGKASFYANKFQGRLTASGAVFDQNAKTAAHKKLSFGSKVKVTNLTNGKSIMVIINDRGPFVKGRIIDLLRSAFSLIGSLDSGVIKVRIEVVR
- the epd gene encoding erythrose-4-phosphate dehydrogenase, which gives rise to MSIRIAINGYGRIGRSVVRALYENNRQDEMKVVVINELAEPSAIAHLTQYDSTHGRFPFPVNLQNNLLKIKNDDIHLVRFSELADLPWHEHDIDIVLDCTGIYGSRADADAHIAAGAKKVIFSHPADPDVDATVVYGINHQQLTGDETFISGASCTTNCMVPVIDTLDKHFAIKCGTITTIHSAMNDQPVIDAYHSDLRRTRAASQSIIPVDTKLAAGIERILPKFANKFEAIAVRVPTINVTAMDLSITVSKDVTIQEINDCLLKASETNLKDILGYTEAPLVSIDFNHDPRSCIIDGTQTRVSDGNLVKLLVWCDNEWGFANRLLDTSFYLANLAEQKRLQSTETVKSLEDTGISNEIKDELQDRRKII
- a CDS encoding M18 family aminopeptidase, whose protein sequence is MNKQNFNEELLGFLDASPTPFHATLNMSMMLENAGFIKLDERQKWKLKEGKKYFVMRNDSSVIAFTYPKDKNYTIVGAHTDSPNIKLKPKPVTKEHGVVKFGVEPYGGLLLNPWFDRDLSLAGRVSYLDSKNVIQHVLINVKKAIAIIPSLAIHLDENANKERTVNKQTDISPILTTNDDFEFDEFLKLQLEKLGIQDVKALYANELSFYDTANASYVGLNDDFIASARLDNLLSCYVGLLSICNVDDDKPMMFIASDHEEVGSESTSGASGSFLENTLRRMYNDYEDYMQMIRGSILISADNAHAIHPNFPYKHDANHAPHINKGTVIKINANQRYASNSTTISRFMNVANAVNEPYQEFVTRSDMGCGSTIGPLTATRLGIDTLDVGLPTLAMHSIRELCGSDDAHSLYKIILGFSK
- a CDS encoding DUF2867 domain-containing protein — translated: MTKNILVVGASGYVGSQLVPALAQTGYNVTATARDPAVLAKRSWSRLDNIKIVTLDLTLNTDLSLILQDIDIVFYLVHSMGYGPNFVDIELDNAKNFSAQLKASDVKQLIYLGSLQPASSDSKHFVSRKKTGDILRESNVIVTELRAGIIVGAGSAVFEVMRDVVYHLPVMIMPKCINSHNSPIALQNLLYYLLALLKLPAVTHKIFDVAGPELITYQKQLQIIANLMGKKVHIIPLSMLTTKVAALGFKVITSVPTNIAKALVEGMCYDLTADGSELQSLIPQALLSYEQAVAESLANEQDIINSDLWGFDPDALSYWQPGYAYYPKQAGHCFKTDVSAECLWQQIQLIGTQEGYFYANYLWRIREGIDHLAGGNSLTRYRSHPDKIALGDRIDSWKVIGIKENKFLSLLMGMKAPGLGRLEFNIVDKGAYRELDIRAWWHPAGFLGLLYWFALMPAHLFIFKGMTKAIVKKCKTKM
- a CDS encoding LEA type 2 family protein; the encoded protein is MSLWKFIAILCVVGLSGCTQIQQLQDLEVSLINIEPTTAAGLSPRFNVHLLVLNPNPQDLEIEGIILRLDINDKKILSGVSSQIPTLKGYSETPIKIQTAVSLFDLFKLLTSLSQHSGDDIKYQLQTKIDPKGFIAFNLSKEGFLNENLLQGLSNQSR